A single genomic interval of Malania oleifera isolate guangnan ecotype guangnan chromosome 13, ASM2987363v1, whole genome shotgun sequence harbors:
- the LOC131145701 gene encoding uncharacterized protein LOC131145701 — protein MWTKVESNQVILPYGGLLTLLFTKLNVTTGSEFFIKRTRYDFFNETSLKQMGYDKGSTGWYLKVAKPTKTPSASAVGSASALASASAPVSTAAQSSSSQDLALSSEAPSWLLSFQQEFSSFSSEVCTGLQNIKAKVTSLDKRVTLIEHYQAKLSKGSDPMDISSAHPSTEGDDDDNDDDANDDNEGNSDNEDDEGNTEEEGSQEEGEESQEEKTAKGDDSVEED, from the coding sequence ATGTGGACTAAGGTGGAATCCAATcaagttattcttccttatggaggccTTCTTACACTCCTCTTTACTAAACTTAATGTTACCACTGGTtctgaatttttcataaaaaggactAGATATGATTTCTTCAATGAGACTTCTCTTAAACAAATGGGCTATGATAAGGGTAGTACTGGCTGGTATTTGAAAGTTGCTAAGCCTACCAAAACACCATCTGCTTCTGCAGTAGGATCAGCTTCAGCATTAGCCTCAGCCTCTGCTCCAGTTTCAACAGCAGCTCAATCTTCCTCCTCACAAGATCTTGCCTTATCTTCAGAAGCACCTTCTTGGCTTTTAtcctttcaacaagaattttctaGTTTCTCTTCTGAAGTATGCACTGGTCTTCAGAATATCAAGGCAAAGGTCACATCACTAGATAAACGAGTGACTCTTATAGAGCACTATCAAGCTAAACTTTCTAAGGgcagtgatcccatggacatcagTTCTGCTCATCCAAGTACTGaaggtgatgatgatgataatgatgatgatgcaaATGATGATAATGAGGGTAATTCTGACAATGAAGATGATGAAGGAAACACTGAAGAAGAAGGGtctcaagaagaaggagaagagtcTCAAGAAGAAAAAACAGCAAAAGGAGATGATTCTGTAGAAGAAGACTAG